In a single window of the Perca flavescens isolate YP-PL-M2 chromosome 18, PFLA_1.0, whole genome shotgun sequence genome:
- the rsph3 gene encoding radial spoke head protein 3 homolog — protein MAFVSQSHRAPNESYTFASRPRPVENRSKYREPPSEQTHSNYGNIMYDRRVVRGNTYAQLIIPTTAQPDPVEAQRQQENRRRAIARKRAREQFRPSTPEALQGRKHIDVQTELYLEELSDVIVATDVECQTDAFLDKPATPLFIPAKSGKDVETQIEEGELFDFDREVQPVLEVLVGKTIEQSLEEVMEEEELACLRAQQRAFEELRNNELAEVLRLQEQERRRSEEKGRRIAQQKEVLKKEKETAEKIAARAYTQQYLADLLPAVFTSLRSHGYFYDPVEKDIENHFFPWLMAEVNNSLEKRYTARELLDTIIHDVTRKRLKMFKELETQ, from the exons ATGGCTTTTGTTTCACAAAGCCATAGAGCTCCAAACGAAAGTTACACCTTCGCAAGTCGCCCCAGACCTGTTGAGAACCGCTCCAAATACAGAGAGCCTCCGTCTGAACA GACACACAGcaattatggaaacattatgtATGACCGTCGTGTTGTCAGAGGAAACACTTACGCCCAACTAATCATACCAACT ACGGCTCAGCCAGACCCTGTTGAAGCACAACGACAACAGGAGAATAGGAGGAGAGCCATTGCTCGAAAACGAGCCAGGGAGCAGTTCAGACCAAGTACTCCTGAGGCCCTGCAGGGCAGAAAACACATTGATGTGCAAACAG AGCTGTATCTCGAAGAATTGAGTGATGTTATAGTGGCTACAGATGTTGAGTGCCAGACTGATGCTTTCCTGGACAAACCTGCAACCCCGCTCTTCATACCTGCTAAATCTGGCAAAGATGTTGAAACACAGATAGAGGAGGGAGAG CTGTTTGACTTTGACAGGGAGGTGCAGCCAGTGTTGGAGGTCCTGGTGGGTAAGACAATAGAACAGTCCCTGGAGGaggtgatggaggaggaggagctggccTGTCTGAGGGCCCAGCAGAGGGCCTTCGAAGAGCTCCGAAATAATGAGCTGGCAGAGGTGCTGCGGCTTCAGGAGCAGGAGAGACGCCGCAGTGAGGAGAAA GGGCGTAGAATTGCCCAGCAAAAGGAGgtgctgaaaaaagaaaaagagactgcAGAGAAGATTGCGGCGCGGGCGTACACCCAGCAGTACTTGGCTGACCTCCTACCTGCAGTCTTTACCTCACTGAGAAGCCATGGCTACTTTTATGACCCCGTGGAGAAAG ATATTGAGAATCATTTCTTCCCATGGCTGATGGCTGAGGTTAACAACAGTTTGGAGAAGAGATACACAGCAAGAGAGCTGCTGGACA ctatCATCCATGATGTCACCCGGAAAAGACTGAAGATGTTCAAAGAGCTGGAGACGCAGTGA